Genomic DNA from Perca flavescens isolate YP-PL-M2 chromosome 23, PFLA_1.0, whole genome shotgun sequence:
agtggtTAGgagaagtaggagaaaaaaagagtggagtacagatacagccttttagtacttaagtacagtagtgaagtagttctacttcgttaccaTACATCTgctctagcccaatggattggTGGGGCACAAGTGGGGataatcatatttaaaaaataaagtttagttATTTCTCTGCATTTATAGTTTCCTTTTCCGCACTTCCACAGTCTCAGCAGTGGTGGATCTAGAAAATGTTGGGGGGGgcgagagatcttggtagggtggcaggggaagacggtacatggaaacccccatacgtaaactgctatgccctactacgccccgcgacgccctgctatgccctaaactgctacaactattatttctagtcatagttccattatctttttttattactataattaccattattatgaatcataattctctatatctgtatatctgtatccatctgtatctaaccggcagcggccaccaagaccctggatctgtctgatgtttctgcccaaaaggatgcttgctctttggagaattgttgggtctttgtaacttaaagagtgtggtctagacctactctatctgtaaagtgtcttgagaagagtgaactgttgttgtatatgtaaatatttacatatctaagcctataacatatacaacagaatggaaatagccaaaaactgaaaaaaggtcatgtcacgacatgttatgttactgtactgcaatttatatgtaaggagaatataaaccaaccatatggtccaggggtaactgcagcctcctcttcctctctgtcatcttcatctgcctcctcctgatcactctctgcctctgtccctctctctgatcctgcagcctcctcttcatccctcactgtcaattcttcctttccctcttctctttcactcatttctgcatctccttctgtggtcttctcctgctctgacctgcctggtctctccagtttactgtcttctccttcttcatttccctccttctcttcctcctccttcctcggTCGCTCCggtctttgccgggatgcagAGCCACCGCCCCGCGgcagactcgctgtgtgcgAGCCAGACTGGGCGAAAGCTgctctgcacgtttgatgcagggacgtagctgagtatttgaggggcagggggctaagattatatctacaattattatttattatgaattaatataaattaattgtttgtttcaattttttaagaagcctgtgcacatagtggcagtttgtttaACCAAAGTTAGGGGGTCAGCTGgggggggcaaggccctacagtggggggtcagctgcccccccttgcccccctgtagatccgcccctgagtctcagtaacgcgagttacaacgcattttaacgcaacatttagtggtgttttttttaagaattcaccaacaccacAAAACTTttcttcacaggaaaaaaaaagccgtgagtattatttcctgttgctgtattcgatggttgagatgactgcagagacagatacatttgcgagatggacattattttcaggagttattacgctgcgttgaagtggtcagagccagaaccaggtGACGccgacagcagtgtgtctgagCCGCTGACAGATAGAAACATGTcaggaattaatgtttaggcttgctacacgtaaatatcattgcattttatcagccgtggagactatgcctgtagtggaatggctttGAATGATGACCAAAAatgcttgtcttttactgtgaccattgactatgttgcagttttacaaacaagaaagtgagcaacttaagcttgacggacatgttttGCCTCTAGGGTCTCACGTTCAtctcattgacatatataaactggagcagcagaccccgtgtctctggtctgagaccagtgaaggatatcagaagtctctttcccggtgctggctgagtgttactgagcagcctccaactgagcttgaagacgtagatgtgacgtgagcaacctgtctgaaagtgtgaagtcttctggtagctgtgccgagagaaatctcaatcattcccaatcttacagagacggagagtgtaggtgtatgtaaggagataacatagacacaggctaattactgatcactaacatgctagttaacattagtaattaaacctaaacagctaatggaagtccaaactgcctgtgagcttctcctgtactatacggtaattcctctactgtgtgacagtaagtctcgtggttatgacacaatcgttagcctatttttataaaagcgtctgctacggagccataacgtgagctacaaggtaatggagccttttatacattgtcgggtttctttagaaataaacaacggacaaatagagtctttaaacgcttcagatgtaaagttattctctgtcaaagtgacgtcagaatgaatgggagtcaatgggatgctaacgggaggtgatggcttggtagcatcaaaatggcgccataggaggttcgagttctgaagcgaagcttatattacccccttggttcatctcagtaagctagcaggagtacacaacagacaacttcagtgtaggctacttcaaaataaaagcacttcctgtgacggtttgcagtaaaactaaattactgttaaacaaataaggttgtggaccttttcacatatcagctgtaaatcaagtactgtaaataatgtaaatagtgagatttaatcacactataattgaccatttcctttagactgttttaaactaaacaacatgactttcttattcaagtgctttaaacaaacattttacaacaatgccgtacttcaatacaactgtaaggtactttttattattttaattttctcctacttgcctattgtacgttttacttctctattgtcatagctttagttactttgcatattcatattaattatacaaaatattatgaataatctatgatgtataaataaagtggataacgaggagactttattgatccggtggtgaaattcacaagctagttgctaagtcaaacttccgctgttattttggtgaaagtaacgtAAGAGtaaaagtaacgcaaaagtagtgtaacgtgCATGCTGTGTGCTACTGTTATATCACACTAACACCTCTTTATACATGAAGACGTCAGTTTAATCAACAGCAACAGCGAAGACTTATTCAGAAATACAAAGCTAAGCCAGAGGGTTTGCGTGTTGGGTCCCGACAGCAGTCCTGGTATGGGACACTTCACACTGATTTCCTCCTCTTGCCGAAGACATTGTTGATGAGTTTGGCCATGGACCTGGAGCCGCTGGGGCGTCTCCTGCGCTCCTTGGCCTTGCTGCCCTGGCTAGCGTTTTGCACCATCTTGGAGAATATGAGCGCCAGCTCCTGGTGGTGCTCGGCTGCCGACAGCTCGTAGAACTGGCCCTGACACTGGGCAGCCAGACGCTGAGCTTCTTCACGCTGAACCTCTCTCCTGTGGCACAGGTCCTGTTTGTTGCCCACCAGAAATATGAGCGAGTCTACGTTCCTGTAGGTCAGAAAGCAGTCAGTTGATTCTCCActgcttctgtttccatgtacATAAATGGCCATTGTTATATTACAGTCAGGGTGCGATTTCCCCCCTTCTagtctacatatccctgccaCTGCGGAATTATTTTTATCCccggtggggacaaaatgtacccccccctcaaagtgatcatctacttcaccaatagaccattatatacctaaaatacaagtattttaaactaagtaaagtgctgtaacgtgaacagtctatagtgcGATAGAAGGAGGAAatctgagcagcagttgctggttggaTTTAGCCACTGCAGACCTCCAGGACAcccggctaccagcggcagttgtttagccgccaataggtgactgtgagccggctacaggcaccgccagatgacgccactttcctaaagccaaatggcgtgttttttgtacgcattttgagctatccacgtgtatcgTGAGAACAAcgtgtgcaaaaaaataaataaataaataaaaggttgggtttaggaaaagaacattgggaaaggcccggctctcctgggtgatcaacctgtgttttacccatccaccaccccaaccaacatCCCTTAGCGGActtacgtcctttcatactactcgctactgtgaaaattcacacgtaatgtaggttaATGGCGGCCATACggtgttgataaacacgctaaaaagcgattattgcgtcttgataacacggcaAAATgccatacgaattggcgtgtcaaacatacgccactttatgagatcagtctggcaaATCGCACCCTAGTTCCAGTGATCTTAGTCCATACCTTAGCTCTCTGATCAGCTGCATGATGGCTTTGGCAGTGAGGAAGGAGGAGCGGTCACTGATATCATAGACCACAATGAAGCCATCAGCCCAGCTGATCTGCTCCTTTACAGTAGACGTACCCTCACAGGCCTGGAAAACAGACCGGTTAATGACattacataaacacataaatgttaaatgttgtgGTCAGAATAACTTCCAATTCAACCAGTCATATATTAGCAAGTtgctctcctgtggaaccagctcccaggtTGGGCTCAGGAGGCAGACACCGTCTCCATATTGAGTTAACCTAAAACTCTCCTCTCTGGCTGGTCTGGCTCAAGTTTGCCTTGGAACCAGCTCTTATTTATGCTGCTGTAGTTCTAGACTAgtgggggacttcctttgactcACCAAGCTCCTACACCCCCATACCACCTCTCTTCTGTTAAAAGATCCAATAATAATCCTATTGTTATTCTTGCTCCATCCATCTGTAAACTCACCTGAGAGCATGGCTCATAGAGCTGGAGATTGGTCTGCTTCCCACCCACAGACACACGCTTCCTGTATATGCACTCTGTGGGAGGAGAGCAGCAGGGAAACCACAAATAAGTCAGCCAATCAAAGAAACTGTATCTAAACCACAGTGCTCAGTGTGTGACGTTGTCTTTCCTTTTATTGGTAAAAAATGGCCACGCCCGCTAGGCTACAGCTAGGTGACGGACTTCTTCTTGAGAGCAGGCAGAAACCAGATGGTGTCCAGCCAAGTCAGCCAGTCCATGTGTCAGGCAATCCATGCGcacacatttaacacacacatttccacaGGCAGCTTTTTTCAACTGCAACTCCGCTGGATCTGTGACGTGCAGCGGATTCCAAGTAAAGTTGTGTCACCACAACCTGATGCCGACGGTGTAACGTTTTGCAGACAATAAGTCGTTGGTGTTGTTGggtcctattttaacgatctgagcgcacggcgtgaagcgcctggcgcaggtgcgtttaggtgtccaaatccacttttgctagtttgacggcagatAAAAGGGTGAGTGCACCGGGcgcctggttctaaagggttgtacttagtgtcttcattaatcagaggtgtgttttgggcgtaacatgcaatcaaccaatcagagatcatctaccattttctttaaaagccaggcgcgtttggaccttggagcattgctgttatgattgaggatttgcaccgtaatatttttatttgttatcttctgcatgtgtgtgtgctgctttgtgtccctgtgtgtgtaacaagcatagtgtgcgagcgcgctgtgcacgagtcTAGGAGCATTtcactaatgctctgttaaaataacaatgaaatgctgcgttattgactttagaccaggtttttgttggtcaatggcgcgatcacttcccactgcctcaagatagcaatacacccagaatgcacctgaacacacctccctgtaagaccagcacgcccaagGGCCActgatgggcgcaggtgcatttgctatttaaacgatgtgggtgctggacaggaaactgacaactgggtcggtcttaaactagcaaagacagttgcgtcgggctttgtgccgcgccgggtgcaagataggacccgtggtgtttttgtctgtcaatCTGGCCTATCACAAACTATTTGGTACATTTTCTACTCCAGTCACACACTTTGAAAAATTGTGTTTAGTTTACTTCAAATTACGTTATGTATTGCTAGCAACCATCTAGTCGTCATTGCTACAATACTAATGTTACTACaatgctactactactaaaacaaatatatataaaactcaGGTATACCAACTGCCTGGGCAACCCTctgctaagctaactgttagCATCCCTGTAGTTACACAGAGACATATGATAATGAAAATCACGATCTTTTCATTTGCTCgtaattttaaaaatagcaTGTGTGTAGACACGGGAGAATATATTGGAGGCATGTTCGTGAGGCTGCCCTCTCATTGGCTACCGCTCTGCAAAAGTTGACTCTGAACTTTCGCCACCGTCAGCGAATTTGGCCGTTATTTCGGCTGCCTGTGGAAAGCCAGCGTAACACGGTGCTGGTCTGACTATCAGGAGCAGATTGAGGTTCAGAGTCTTGTATAAGGACATCCATGTGGACAATGACATATGTCAACTTTGTCAAAAGCAAACGTTGAACTGTTAAATGTGGATTTAAGGTTGGAAACATATATGTAAAATACTGATATTCTTTTCAGTTGGGataaattgttttgtaaactGGTTTTATATTGGTTTAAACTGGTTGGTATTGTTTATGGATAggacaatcacaaattgttataCTCATATGTAAATCTTGCTGTTTTTTGTAGATCATGAAAGACACATTTGCCACTAATATTGAGACTAATGTCTCTCCATAAGTGTGCTCCTGTTCCGGTCATACCTCACACAGTATCTTTGCTTGACCATGTCAGAGTGCGGGGAGAGAACAAGCTCCGATGAAACTAGGTTATTCTCGGGAAAACAATGGCCTATTGAGCCACTATCAGAGACCAACGTGAGTCATTCTCCTGGCAGGCCTGCTAGCTTTTCATGGAGGTTGCAGAATGGTATCACACAGCATGGCTCCTTTGACCACATGCTGACCAACAACATCTTCAAAAACACACTAAATGGATCAAATATTTAGCCCATGCTGTGATATAAGGCTGCATGCATTTGACAGAGGCTGCACCATCTGAAGTTAAACGCTTGGCAGTTGTCTTGACACAAAGTACATAACATAGAAGAGTGTGTACAAGAAGATGAGATAAGGGGCCTTGGATAGAAAGTACTGCTAAGACAAACAGTGTATAGAAACTAGAAAGCTGCCAAACGAAATCAGACATAACGCAGATGACTGTGGCTTTCTACAGCCCAGGGAGAAATAGGCAAACATATGCAGATAGACATTTAATGCCAAGGTTTGCTCATTTTGGTTGGGAGAAAACGTTTTGAGATTCAATCCCATCCCATCCGacttaatattattaaaaagtcaaatatagTGCAATACATATGCACATGTACATATGGGACATTTGCAGTTGTAGGTAGACTTGTGAGCCTGACAGTGACTTGTGTGTGGAAAGGTTAAGGACATATTGGTGTGGAATAGTATAAATATGATGAACCGTGGCTCTGTGTCCATGTGCTGCCAAACTCTGGTGAAACTCACAGAA
This window encodes:
- the rergla gene encoding ras-related and estrogen-regulated growth inhibitor-like protein isoform X1, yielding MNEIKMAVLGSGGVGKSALIVRFLTRRFIGEYSSSSECIYRKRVSVGGKQTNLQLYEPCSQACEGTSTVKEQISWADGFIVVYDISDRSSFLTAKAIMQLIRELRNVDSLIFLVGNKQDLCHRREVQREEAQRLAAQCQGQFYELSAAEHHQELALIFSKMVQNASQGSKAKERRRRPSGSRSMAKLINNVFGKRRKSV
- the rergla gene encoding ras-related and estrogen-regulated growth inhibitor-like protein isoform X2, producing the protein MNEIKMAVLGSGGVGKSECIYRKRVSVGGKQTNLQLYEPCSQACEGTSTVKEQISWADGFIVVYDISDRSSFLTAKAIMQLIRELRNVDSLIFLVGNKQDLCHRREVQREEAQRLAAQCQGQFYELSAAEHHQELALIFSKMVQNASQGSKAKERRRRPSGSRSMAKLINNVFGKRRKSV